The sequence CCCGCGCGGAGGAATCCCGCGACCTGCTGCGCCGCGTCGGCTGGTCGGCGGCGTTGTCCGTGCCGGTGATGATCCTGTCCATGGTCCCGGCGCTGCAGTTCACCCATTGGCAGTGGGCCTGCGCGCTTCTGACCACCCTGGTGTACGTGTTCGGCGGCGCGCCCTTCCACCGCGCGACGTGGACGAATCTTAAACACGGCTCGTTCACCATGGACACCCTGGTCACGCTGGGCACGACCGCGGCCTACTTCTGGTCGCTGGGCGCGCTCTTTTTCACCCCGGCCGGCGATCCCGGCGCGCACATGGTCATGTCCCTGTCCGCGCTGGGGCACACTGCGCACGGCACGCCCCACATTTACTTCGAAGCCGTCGGCATGGTCATCACCTTCATCTTGGTGGGGCGCTGGTGCGAGAACCGCGCGAAGGGCCAGTCCTCGGCCGCGCTGCGCGAATTGGTGTCCATGCGGCCACAACAAGCGTCGGTGCTCCGCAACGGTACGGAGGAGCGGATTCCTGCCAGCGAGCTGCGGCGTGGCGACGTTTTCGTGGTGCGCCCGGGCGAGAAGATTGCCACGGACGGCGTCGTGACCGCCGGGCATTCCGCGGTCGACGAGTCCCTCATCAGCGGCGAGGCCGTGCCCGTGGAGGTAAGCGAAGGAGCGGCCGTGACCGGCGCGACCATGAACACCACGGGCCGACTCGAGGTGCGGGCGACCCGGGTGGGCGCGGAGACGACCCTGGCGCAGATGGCGCAGCTGGTTGCCGATGCCCAGTCGAAACAGGCCCCCGTCCAACGCCTGGTGGACCGCGTGGCCCAGATCTTCGTGCCCGCCGTCGTGGCTATCGCCGCGGTGACTCTTTTCGCCCATCTCATTGCCGGCCACAGCGTGGGCACCGCTTTCATCGCGGCGGTGGCGGTACTCATCATCGCGTGCCCGTGCGCGATGGGGTTAGCCACCCCGACCGCCATCCTGGTCGGCACCGGCCGGGGCGCGCAGCTCGGGCTGCTCATCAGTGGCGCAGACGTGCTGGAATCGACTCGGACCGTGGACACGGTTGTTTTGGACAAGACCGGCACCATCACCGAGGGGGCGATGTCCGTCCACGCTGTGACAAGCGCCGAGTGTCTCCGGCTCGCGGCCGCGGTCGAGGCGGGTTCCGAGCACCCGATTGCGCGGGCGATTATCGATGCCACTGGCGGCGCCGTCACCCCCGCCACCGACGTCACCGCCGAGCCGGGCGTGGGGATTAGCGGCCAGGTAGACGGTCAAGTAGTGCGGGTGGGGCGCCCGCCCGCCGGAGAGGCGCTCCCGGCCGAGCTGCGCGCCGCTTACGACGCCGCCGAGGCGGCCGGCGGTACGGCCGTCGTGGTCGCCGTGGACGGAGCGGCGCGCGGGGTCATCGACGTTCGGGACCGCGTCAAAGCGTCGTCGCTCAAGGCCGTCGAGAGTCTGCGCGGGCTGGGGCTGGAGCCGCACCTTCTCACCGGGGACAACGAACGCGCGGCGCGGGCGGTGGCCGATGCCGTGGGCATCGACCGCGTGACCGCCGGAGTGCGGCCCGGGGATAAGGCGGCGGTCATCGAAAAGCTGCAGGCGGCCGGGCGCACGGTGGCGATGGTGGGCGACGGGGTCAACGACGCCCCGGCGCTCGCGCAGGCCGATTTAGGTGTGGCGATGAGTTCCGGCGCCGACGTCGCCATCGCCGCCGCCGACATCACGCTCATGGGCAACGACCTGCACCAAGCCGCCGATGCGGTGCGCCTGTCGCGGCGGACGCTGAAGATCATCAGGGGCAACCTGTGGTGGGCGTTTGCCTACAACGCGTTGCTCATCCCGGTCGCCGCGTGCGGTCTGCTCAACCCGCTGTTCGCCGGCTTGGCGATGGCGCTAAGTTCCGTTTTCGTGGTCACCAACTCGCTGCGGCTGCGCTCGTTCCAGCCCAACGCTTCCTAGCCCCGCGCTAGTGGCCGTCCTCCAGGGTGGTCACTAGCCGTGCGCCATGTTGACGAACTTGGAGTAGTGCAGCTGGTGGGCCACCTGCACCGTGTCGATCGGGCCGCCGCGGTGCTTGGCCAGGATGATGTCCGCCTCGCCGGCGCGCTCGTTGTCGCGGTCCTGCGAATCCGGGCGGTAGAGCAGCATGACCATGTCGGCGTCCTGCTCCAGGGAGCCCGACTCACGCAGATCCGCCAGCTGCGGCTTCTTGTCATTACGGGCCTCCGGGCCACGGTTGAGCTGCGAGATGGCGATGAGCGGCACCTCGAGCTCCTTGGCCAGAAGCTTCAGTGAGCGCGAGAACTCCGAGACCTCCTGCTGACGGGACTCAACCTTCTTGCCCGACGACATCAGCTGCAGGTAGTCGAGCACGATGAGGTCGAGCCCGTGCTGCTGCTTCAGGCGCCGGGCCTTGGCCCGGATTTCCATCAGCGTCAGGTTGGGCGAGTCGTCAATATAAAGCGGCGCGTCCTGGACCTTGTTGAGCGTGTCCGTGAGCTTCGCCCAGTCCTCGCTGGATACACGACCGCCGCGCATGTCCGCGAGTTTTACCTCGGCCTCCGCCGCGAGCAGACGGGTGACGATCTCCGAGGCGGACATCTCGAGCGAGAAGATGACCGAGGTCTTGCCGTGCTCCAGCGAGCAGGAGCGCATCATGTCCATGGCCAGGGTCGACTTACCCACGCCCGGACGGGCCGCGATGATGATCATCTGGCCCGCGTGCAGGCCATTGGTAAGGCGGTCTAGGTCGATAAAGCCGGTGGGCACGCCGGACTCAATGCCCTCTTCCTGCTGGAGGGCGGTGAGCTCATCGATGGTGTCCGACAGCAGATCGCCGAGCGCGTGGTAGTCCTCGGTCTGCTGCTTCTGCGCGACCGCGAAGACTTCTTGCTGGGCGCGATCCAGGACGTTTTCGATCTCGGCGTCCTCCGCGCCGTCGTAGCCGAGCTGGACGACGCGCGTTCCGGCATCGACAAGCCGGCGCAGCACCGATTTCTCCGCCACGATTTCCGCGTAGTACCGCGCGTTCGCCGCCGTGGGCACGGTCGCATACAGGGTGTGCAGGTACGGGCCACCGCCGGCGCGCTCCAGCTGGTTGTAGCGGTCCAGCCGCCCCGAGACGATGACCGGGTCGATCTCCTTGCCGGCGGAGTACAAATCCAGCATCGCCTGGAAGATGAGGGCGTGCGCCGGGTAGTAGAAGTCGTCGGCGTCGAGCTCTTCGATGACCTCGACCACGGTGTTCG is a genomic window of Corynebacterium massiliense DSM 45435 containing:
- the dnaB gene encoding replicative DNA helicase, translated to MTSGMDASFDDDYVLPERPDDTQPPEEDYVPRGKSNSAPRRFSEYRQPPADREAEQGVLGAMLISPNTVVEVIEELDADDFYYPAHALIFQAMLDLYSAGKEIDPVIVSGRLDRYNQLERAGGGPYLHTLYATVPTAANARYYAEIVAEKSVLRRLVDAGTRVVQLGYDGAEDAEIENVLDRAQQEVFAVAQKQQTEDYHALGDLLSDTIDELTALQQEEGIESGVPTGFIDLDRLTNGLHAGQMIIIAARPGVGKSTLAMDMMRSCSLEHGKTSVIFSLEMSASEIVTRLLAAEAEVKLADMRGGRVSSEDWAKLTDTLNKVQDAPLYIDDSPNLTLMEIRAKARRLKQQHGLDLIVLDYLQLMSSGKKVESRQQEVSEFSRSLKLLAKELEVPLIAISQLNRGPEARNDKKPQLADLRESGSLEQDADMVMLLYRPDSQDRDNERAGEADIILAKHRGGPIDTVQVAHQLHYSKFVNMAHG
- a CDS encoding heavy metal translocating P-type ATPase; the encoded protein is MTCTSCSSRVQRKLNKLDGVEAAVNFATESAAVDYDPHAVDVPRLIEVVRNAGYDAFDFQDQATQPGAETETPDAWGALDTARAEESRDLLRRVGWSAALSVPVMILSMVPALQFTHWQWACALLTTLVYVFGGAPFHRATWTNLKHGSFTMDTLVTLGTTAAYFWSLGALFFTPAGDPGAHMVMSLSALGHTAHGTPHIYFEAVGMVITFILVGRWCENRAKGQSSAALRELVSMRPQQASVLRNGTEERIPASELRRGDVFVVRPGEKIATDGVVTAGHSAVDESLISGEAVPVEVSEGAAVTGATMNTTGRLEVRATRVGAETTLAQMAQLVADAQSKQAPVQRLVDRVAQIFVPAVVAIAAVTLFAHLIAGHSVGTAFIAAVAVLIIACPCAMGLATPTAILVGTGRGAQLGLLISGADVLESTRTVDTVVLDKTGTITEGAMSVHAVTSAECLRLAAAVEAGSEHPIARAIIDATGGAVTPATDVTAEPGVGISGQVDGQVVRVGRPPAGEALPAELRAAYDAAEAAGGTAVVVAVDGAARGVIDVRDRVKASSLKAVESLRGLGLEPHLLTGDNERAARAVADAVGIDRVTAGVRPGDKAAVIEKLQAAGRTVAMVGDGVNDAPALAQADLGVAMSSGADVAIAAADITLMGNDLHQAADAVRLSRRTLKIIRGNLWWAFAYNALLIPVAACGLLNPLFAGLAMALSSVFVVTNSLRLRSFQPNAS